From the Sporohalobacter salinus genome, one window contains:
- a CDS encoding phage tail tube protein — MIDREDPQILRYFGIGLEKDYGKKSSPVQFMDIASSSLDSPTETEIDYTGGLSRGARVHRPGAYIPEGDITYAVDIHSIGYLLMLTLGNWTQSGPDKDNYYIYEMTNKKNGLVLPSATVYLGKDLFEHQFTGACVDQLELSIEDEYAEATISFKTSKDKKGSLRKEKDLILPEAYPLVFYDMNLKLDGESRGADLENLTLTINNNTDAEAGIGGAGSRFPQMIYAGDIEVSFDLDLAFNTMKEKESFWGGKDGPAKSGSKEQEIIISMDSGKYGSLELKMPRTVYQEVAVQPEGRDRLTQSISGKAYFSNKIDAVIKAILKNKLNYFTNAVHDLYGSAKTNFDMTNISLG; from the coding sequence TTGATTGATAGAGAAGACCCACAAATTTTGAGATACTTTGGAATAGGGCTAGAAAAAGACTATGGTAAGAAATCTAGTCCAGTGCAATTTATGGATATAGCAAGCTCTAGCCTAGACAGTCCTACTGAAACAGAAATTGATTATACAGGAGGATTATCACGCGGGGCTAGAGTACATAGGCCGGGAGCTTATATTCCCGAAGGTGATATTACTTATGCAGTAGATATTCATTCAATTGGTTATCTTTTAATGCTTACTTTAGGGAATTGGACACAATCGGGACCTGATAAAGACAATTATTATATTTATGAAATGACTAATAAGAAAAATGGACTGGTTTTACCTAGTGCTACAGTTTATTTAGGTAAGGATTTATTTGAACACCAATTTACTGGAGCCTGTGTTGATCAGTTAGAGTTAAGTATAGAAGATGAATATGCTGAAGCGACTATAAGTTTTAAGACTTCCAAAGATAAAAAGGGAAGTTTAAGGAAAGAAAAAGATTTAATTCTTCCGGAAGCATACCCATTAGTATTCTATGATATGAACTTAAAATTAGATGGTGAAAGTCGAGGAGCAGATTTAGAGAATTTAACCCTAACTATTAACAATAATACTGATGCTGAAGCTGGAATTGGTGGTGCTGGTTCTAGGTTTCCACAAATGATTTATGCGGGAGATATCGAAGTTTCCTTTGATTTAGATTTAGCTTTTAATACTATGAAAGAAAAAGAAAGTTTCTGGGGAGGAAAAGATGGTCCGGCTAAATCCGGGAGTAAAGAACAAGAAATCATAATTAGTATGGATTCTGGCAAATATGGAAGTTTAGAGTTAAAAATGCCTAGAACTGTCTATCAAGAAGTGGCAGTACAACCTGAAGGCCGAGATAGACTAACACAATCTATTAGTGGGAAAGCTTACTTTAGCAATAAAATTGATGCGGTAATTAAAGCTATTCTAAAGAATAAATTAAATTACTTTACTAATGCAGTTCATGATTTATATGGATCTGCTAAAACTAATTTTGATATGACTAACATTAGCCTAGGTTAA
- a CDS encoding minor capsid protein, which yields MSKLITDIDRVVTEFLATTGSLPPFVVKTDLTEAEEQFHDRLQDLFAGVDQKVIDKLKEQNNISNEVSREKIVDKFGKELAQVPEVTAENAVSSAEEGKNTIITQLNQADQAILTNTFSEEVVENIKNKYAEYANETLARMQATVRDILTKGYKEGKGIDKVVDNLSKEFKQIEDYKLERIARTEINSAQNLGKQQSLRDNKVEYKQWITAGDSRVRGNSADDEADHTMMHGQVVKRNEYFEHLQEGWQLKYPGDRSGRIETWIHCRCTHRPYIPGKNEVITTTPYYPNSYAA from the coding sequence ATGAGTAAGTTAATAACTGATATAGATAGGGTGGTAACTGAGTTTCTGGCAACTACAGGCTCATTACCACCTTTTGTAGTTAAAACTGATTTAACTGAAGCTGAAGAGCAGTTTCATGATCGATTACAGGATTTATTTGCCGGGGTAGATCAGAAAGTTATCGATAAACTAAAAGAGCAGAATAATATTTCTAATGAAGTAAGCAGAGAAAAGATAGTAGATAAGTTTGGAAAAGAGTTGGCCCAAGTGCCTGAAGTTACTGCTGAAAACGCTGTTAGTTCTGCTGAAGAGGGAAAAAACACTATTATTACTCAACTAAATCAAGCTGATCAAGCTATCTTAACTAATACTTTTAGTGAAGAAGTAGTAGAAAATATTAAGAATAAATATGCTGAATATGCTAATGAAACGTTGGCTAGGATGCAAGCGACAGTTAGAGATATACTAACCAAAGGGTATAAAGAAGGAAAAGGTATAGATAAGGTAGTTGATAATCTAAGCAAGGAGTTTAAACAGATTGAAGATTATAAACTTGAAAGGATTGCTAGGACAGAAATTAATTCAGCTCAAAATTTAGGTAAACAGCAAAGCCTAAGAGATAATAAGGTAGAGTATAAACAATGGATTACAGCTGGAGATAGCAGGGTAAGAGGCAATAGTGCAGATGATGAAGCAGACCATACCATGATGCATGGACAAGTAGTTAAACGAAATGAATATTTTGAGCATCTACAGGAAGGTTGGCAGTTAAAATATCCAGGTGATAGATCGGGAAGAATTGAAACTTGGATTCATTGTAGATGTACTCACAGACCATATATTCCAGGTAAGAATGAAGTCATTACTACTACCCCTTATTATCCAAATAGTTATGCAGCTTAA
- a CDS encoding phage major capsid protein gives MGLSTRQLVQKIDTAVKAITVSDMGKSVLKPEKAARFVRAAQQATPMMNEARYIDMQAAEKDIDKIGFGNRLLKNPDKEELESKPNTDTNTLSAVKVKAIVGIKDDTLEDNIEGEQFEDTLLDMVGDRAGIDMEYLFIQGDTDSSDPFLQLTDGWNKLAANQLKAGNGDFDAKDPESMFKALLHAIPQKYIRRRSDWRYYCSWKTEDDYRDVLKGRGTGLGDRAQTSNERLKYKGIPVVACPNMPQGTCQLTNPDNNAYGIRRKITIEPDRVPKEEKTDFVITARIDDDFEDRDPVAVAEGYTG, from the coding sequence ATGGGATTATCCACTAGACAATTGGTACAAAAAATTGATACTGCAGTAAAAGCAATTACTGTATCTGACATGGGAAAATCTGTTTTAAAACCAGAAAAGGCAGCTAGATTTGTGAGAGCAGCTCAACAAGCTACTCCAATGATGAATGAAGCTAGATATATTGATATGCAGGCAGCTGAGAAGGATATTGATAAGATAGGATTTGGGAATAGACTACTTAAAAATCCTGATAAAGAGGAATTAGAATCTAAACCTAACACAGATACTAATACTCTTAGTGCTGTTAAGGTTAAAGCTATTGTTGGGATTAAAGATGATACATTAGAAGATAACATTGAAGGAGAACAGTTTGAAGATACTCTTTTAGATATGGTAGGAGATCGAGCGGGAATTGATATGGAGTACTTATTCATTCAAGGAGATACAGATTCTTCAGATCCTTTCTTACAATTGACAGACGGCTGGAATAAGTTAGCTGCTAATCAGTTAAAGGCCGGGAATGGAGATTTTGATGCTAAAGATCCAGAAAGTATGTTCAAGGCTTTACTTCATGCTATTCCCCAAAAGTACATTAGAAGAAGATCTGATTGGAGATATTATTGTAGCTGGAAAACAGAAGATGATTATAGAGATGTACTGAAAGGTCGTGGGACAGGACTTGGAGATCGTGCCCAAACTTCTAATGAACGGCTGAAATACAAAGGGATTCCAGTTGTTGCTTGCCCAAATATGCCTCAAGGAACTTGTCAACTAACTAATCCAGATAACAATGCATATGGAATTAGAAGAAAAATTACTATTGAACCGGATAGAGTTCCAAAAGAAGAAAAGACAGATTTTGTTATTACTGCTAGAATTGATGATGATTTTGAGGATAGAGACCCGGTAGCAGTTGCCGAAGGATATACTGGATAG
- a CDS encoding phage tail domain-containing protein, translated as MEEKISWITAGTQVVDFTLPEFLLKSKDGFSEFPTNLQTVKAIGQEGETLIAQNLEPRDLSITLVICGETRQETLDRRRKLIRMFNSKKGLGKLRWIQEDKIYDIKSVCNGEIDFPNAGGKQHQIAVINLFAPDPRWFDPDRNSVILDNETTIVTNNGDVFTPLVIKIDGPVDNPVIQNKTTGEKLTINASIDSDQTIKVNSEFGEKEVILINSDGSKINYFNTIDPSSYLPRLAPGDNEIYSNCQAKLFFYDRYLGV; from the coding sequence ATGGAGGAAAAAATTAGCTGGATTACAGCAGGAACTCAGGTAGTTGATTTTACGCTGCCTGAGTTCTTGCTAAAATCTAAAGATGGATTCTCAGAATTTCCTACTAACTTACAAACTGTCAAAGCTATAGGGCAAGAAGGAGAAACTTTAATAGCTCAAAATTTAGAACCCAGAGATCTTTCTATTACCTTAGTTATTTGCGGAGAAACTAGACAAGAAACTTTAGATCGACGTAGGAAATTAATTAGAATGTTCAATTCGAAAAAGGGACTAGGCAAGCTGAGATGGATACAAGAAGATAAAATATATGATATTAAGTCGGTTTGTAATGGAGAGATAGACTTTCCTAATGCAGGAGGGAAGCAACATCAAATAGCAGTTATAAATCTGTTTGCTCCAGATCCTAGATGGTTTGATCCGGATAGAAATAGTGTAATCTTAGATAATGAAACTACAATAGTAACTAATAATGGTGATGTGTTTACTCCATTAGTAATTAAGATTGATGGTCCAGTAGATAATCCTGTTATACAAAACAAAACTACAGGAGAGAAACTAACTATTAATGCTAGCATAGATAGTGATCAAACAATAAAAGTTAATTCTGAGTTTGGTGAAAAAGAAGTTATCTTAATAAATAGCGACGGGTCTAAAATTAATTATTTCAACACTATAGATCCTAGTTCATATTTACCTAGATTAGCTCCAGGAGATAATGAGATTTATTCTAACTGTCAAGCTAAATTATTTTTCTATGATAGATATTTAGGAGTATAA
- a CDS encoding Rho termination factor N-terminal domain-containing protein, with translation MPKIKVRNNHDSSVSRVGYTFQPKEITGPIEVSDYNLFKISVVRYLDVTVIEENKEEDSGNNDQTDQKVESDSVDSEIDGLNLKKLDEENSKPELEVMLDNLSVNQLQQLAKELEMSGYSQLNKGPLIDEIIEDNEANKIREIAPEVFPKE, from the coding sequence ATGCCTAAGATTAAAGTAAGAAATAATCATGATAGCTCTGTTAGTAGAGTTGGTTATACTTTTCAACCTAAAGAAATTACAGGTCCAATAGAAGTTAGTGATTATAACTTATTTAAGATTAGTGTTGTTAGATATTTAGATGTTACTGTAATTGAAGAAAATAAAGAAGAAGATTCAGGAAATAATGACCAAACAGATCAGAAGGTAGAAAGTGATTCGGTTGATAGTGAAATAGATGGACTTAATCTTAAAAAGTTAGATGAAGAAAATTCTAAGCCGGAACTAGAAGTAATGCTTGATAATCTTAGTGTTAATCAATTACAACAACTAGCTAAGGAATTAGAAATGTCAGGATATAGCCAGCTTAATAAAGGCCCATTAATCGATGAAATTATAGAAGACAATGAGGCAAATAAAATTAGAGAAATAGCTCCTGAAGTTTTTCCTAAAGAGTAG
- a CDS encoding HK97 gp10 family phage protein → MSDEIKVDTSELEELARRVPEALGIAQNYAGADLEGNLQENSPVDQGHLQGSWHRETVGQYGQLIYSSADYALVASEGSDPYEIYPDESKALYFEYKGSMVTVKKVEHPGIEGTGYIPESIKQTEDRIDEFVDKALEEVDIV, encoded by the coding sequence ATGTCTGATGAAATAAAAGTTGATACATCTGAGTTAGAGGAATTAGCTAGAAGAGTGCCGGAGGCTTTGGGTATAGCTCAGAACTATGCAGGAGCAGATCTCGAAGGCAACTTACAGGAAAATAGTCCGGTAGATCAAGGTCATTTACAAGGCTCTTGGCATAGAGAAACAGTAGGTCAGTATGGACAGCTGATTTATTCTAGTGCTGATTATGCTTTAGTTGCAAGTGAAGGTTCAGATCCTTATGAGATATATCCAGATGAATCTAAGGCATTATATTTTGAATATAAAGGAAGCATGGTAACGGTAAAAAAAGTAGAACATCCAGGGATAGAAGGAACAGGTTATATTCCTGAATCTATTAAACAAACTGAAGATCGAATAGATGAATTCGTAGATAAGGCTTTAGAGGAAGTTGATATAGTATGA
- a CDS encoding phage tail protein, with translation MASSNHKVEILINAIDKATQSFEKVERGLEGIEDKAEQASDKLGQIGNKMQTLGGKMTGLGKRMTAGVTAPLAAGFAAVTMGTKNFRKEMSVLENNVKSAGASMKNIDRAMVKTKAVVQDTRAGVEGMSNLLAAGFKGQKMQKTLNHLMGAATKFKETIKFEEVSNSLQETIGSGKAVGQFMELLERSGVSVKKFEKGLKRAKKAGQAQNYVLQTLAKTGLAQSYKQYRKNNKGLVKSAEATHKLKKQLAKLGSTLQPILTKLTIFATKLVAVFNAIPAPIQNVAIALAGLLTSIGPVLMIIGSLIEAFGTVTTFLSGSSGLAAAISTVAGWIGTLVSGIGTVIGMLNPWTAAILAVVAVIITFKDEIATLAKVIKEGLFSLIKRMVSLLKSWANKLASIANTIGKAISDGFRKATQKAKKTLRSLLKTTKNKWQQIKSSTKQYLQNIIRFILGLDDKLKQAFMNMLQTVKKGLNKIVTKINNYFNKIIKFITSLDDKLYDLGANLISGFVQGIQDKFSAAIDAVKDGANAVVDTVESILDINSPSKVMMEIGANVAAGLAEGINKNQRQVELAGANAANSTVNSTKNDIGSVNHKSSGNLDSEKKIIIKQHNTFKSPKPLDEKETRRQNERMMKKLGLEFGLR, from the coding sequence ATGGCATCAAGCAATCACAAGGTAGAGATATTAATCAATGCAATAGATAAAGCGACACAATCTTTTGAGAAAGTAGAAAGAGGGCTTGAAGGAATAGAAGATAAGGCGGAGCAAGCGTCGGATAAGTTAGGGCAAATAGGGAATAAAATGCAAACTCTAGGCGGCAAAATGACAGGTTTAGGAAAAAGAATGACAGCAGGTGTAACAGCGCCGTTGGCCGCCGGATTCGCAGCAGTTACAATGGGAACTAAAAATTTCAGAAAAGAAATGTCAGTTCTTGAGAATAACGTAAAATCTGCCGGAGCTAGCATGAAGAACATAGATCGGGCTATGGTTAAAACTAAAGCTGTTGTCCAAGATACTCGAGCTGGTGTTGAAGGTATGAGTAACCTTTTAGCTGCTGGGTTTAAGGGCCAAAAGATGCAAAAAACCCTAAACCATCTTATGGGGGCAGCTACTAAATTTAAGGAGACTATTAAGTTTGAAGAAGTTTCAAATTCTTTGCAAGAAACAATAGGCTCTGGCAAGGCAGTAGGTCAGTTTATGGAACTTTTAGAGAGATCAGGAGTAAGTGTCAAGAAGTTTGAGAAAGGTTTAAAAAGGGCCAAAAAAGCTGGGCAAGCTCAAAATTATGTTTTACAAACTTTAGCTAAGACCGGGTTGGCCCAGTCTTATAAGCAATATCGAAAGAACAATAAAGGTCTTGTCAAAAGTGCAGAAGCTACTCATAAGTTAAAAAAGCAGTTAGCAAAACTAGGAAGTACATTACAACCAATTCTAACCAAACTAACTATCTTTGCTACTAAATTAGTTGCGGTTTTTAATGCAATTCCTGCCCCAATTCAAAATGTTGCGATAGCTTTAGCAGGATTATTAACTTCTATTGGACCAGTATTAATGATAATTGGTAGTTTAATTGAAGCGTTTGGCACGGTAACCACTTTTCTATCTGGAAGTAGTGGTTTAGCTGCTGCAATTAGCACTGTAGCTGGTTGGATTGGCACTTTAGTTAGTGGAATTGGAACTGTAATTGGTATGCTAAACCCCTGGACTGCTGCAATATTAGCTGTCGTTGCTGTTATAATAACTTTCAAAGATGAAATCGCTACTTTAGCAAAAGTGATAAAAGAAGGTTTGTTTTCTCTAATAAAAAGAATGGTTTCATTATTAAAAAGCTGGGCCAATAAGTTAGCTTCAATAGCTAATACGATTGGCAAAGCAATTAGTGATGGATTTAGAAAAGCAACCCAAAAAGCTAAAAAGACACTCAGGAGCTTATTAAAAACTACAAAAAATAAATGGCAGCAGATTAAATCTTCTACCAAACAGTATTTGCAGAATATTATTAGGTTTATTTTGGGCCTAGATGATAAATTAAAACAAGCTTTTATGAATATGTTGCAAACTGTAAAAAAAGGTCTTAATAAAATTGTAACCAAAATTAACAACTATTTCAATAAGATAATCAAGTTTATTACTAGTTTAGATGATAAGTTATATGATTTAGGAGCTAATTTGATTAGTGGGTTTGTTCAAGGAATTCAAGATAAATTTAGTGCTGCTATAGATGCTGTTAAAGATGGAGCTAATGCAGTAGTGGATACTGTAGAAAGCATACTAGATATTAATTCTCCTTCTAAAGTTATGATGGAGATAGGAGCTAATGTAGCAGCAGGCCTAGCAGAAGGCATTAATAAGAATCAAAGACAAGTAGAATTAGCCGGGGCTAATGCAGCTAATTCTACTGTTAATTCAACTAAAAATGATATTGGTTCTGTTAATCATAAATCTAGTGGTAACTTAGATAGTGAAAAGAAAATAATTATTAAACAACATAATACTTTTAAATCCCCTAAGCCTTTAGATGAGAAAGAAACTAGAAGACAGAATGAGAGAATGATGAAAAAGTTAGGTTTAGAGTTTGGATTAAGATAA
- a CDS encoding phage tail fiber protein — protein MAGNLTNIGEKLALNLLFRNTGTPPTDIYLGLATGKIEDSDDLSTITEEDDQAYSRQKVTFTAPGNNGEGATEIINNEAIKFGPWDADADNDITYAFFVDDQDRLLTWFKLPQPKAPTSGEPMEVPLNELIFDID, from the coding sequence ATGGCTGGAAACTTAACTAATATTGGAGAAAAGTTAGCTTTGAATTTGTTATTCAGAAACACTGGAACTCCCCCAACAGATATTTATTTGGGATTAGCTACAGGAAAAATTGAAGATAGTGACGATCTTTCTACTATTACAGAAGAAGATGACCAAGCGTATTCTAGACAGAAAGTAACATTTACTGCTCCTGGAAATAATGGAGAAGGTGCAACAGAGATTATTAACAATGAAGCAATTAAGTTTGGACCGTGGGATGCAGATGCTGATAATGATATTACATATGCATTTTTTGTTGATGATCAGGATAGATTGTTAACCTGGTTCAAACTCCCACAACCTAAAGCTCCAACTTCTGGAGAACCAATGGAAGTTCCGTTAAATGAATTAATTTTTGATATTGACTAA
- a CDS encoding XkdF-like putative serine protease domain-containing protein: MGLEKIVEKVVSVIKNDEEIEVTDNGISVKSENSMVTRIVKKNESKRIVSGPVLVPDEADHSGDIVSKEEIEEKAHTYLRKYGNVDKQHQLANKAEVVESYITPTKLTYKLDGEEVVIPEGSWWLSVKVTDDETWKQVEDEELNGFSIMAVNKDQSSEKSSLDTAKKGFNIVNLSELNNDYEVNYVSLVDAPDVPKAKFASIKSKDQKTIGKDSDVVQKYAELSGTLDQQLRERKDAVEEAIRTTFMDVEHVWISGIFETEAVANVETQEGSGYYRIPYEYDSENESAEITGGAEEVEIQKVVVAKGQQIKRALEVVNKYQEVAAKEGRVISEENKSKLEKAKEELAEALASIDELLQISTKTKEGEEMDKEEIQQVVKSTLEEVDIETTVKEEVSKFLEEQSTDDNSTDEAAEEGTTKKDGDVEEKEEDSNQELEELEAKVEELEEKVSPKSKSIDGQDAVFKNNDGEEKSFNEYLGRDAMGRKVNK, encoded by the coding sequence TTGGGTTTAGAGAAGATAGTAGAAAAAGTAGTTAGTGTTATAAAAAATGATGAAGAAATAGAGGTAACTGATAATGGAATTAGTGTTAAAAGCGAGAACAGTATGGTTACCAGGATAGTAAAAAAGAATGAATCTAAAAGAATAGTTTCGGGGCCAGTATTAGTTCCAGATGAAGCAGATCATTCGGGAGATATTGTTAGCAAAGAGGAAATTGAAGAAAAGGCTCATACTTATCTTAGGAAGTATGGAAATGTAGATAAACAACATCAGTTGGCTAATAAAGCTGAAGTGGTGGAAAGCTATATTACTCCAACTAAATTGACTTATAAACTAGATGGAGAAGAAGTAGTTATCCCTGAAGGTTCATGGTGGTTATCTGTTAAGGTCACAGATGATGAGACCTGGAAACAGGTAGAAGATGAAGAATTAAACGGTTTTTCTATCATGGCAGTAAATAAAGATCAATCTAGTGAAAAATCTAGTTTAGATACTGCTAAAAAAGGTTTTAATATAGTTAATTTATCTGAACTTAATAATGACTATGAAGTTAATTATGTAAGTCTTGTTGATGCTCCGGATGTTCCAAAAGCTAAATTTGCATCAATTAAAAGTAAGGATCAAAAAACTATCGGAAAAGATTCGGATGTAGTACAGAAGTATGCAGAATTGTCTGGGACATTAGACCAGCAATTAAGAGAGCGTAAAGATGCAGTGGAAGAAGCTATAAGAACTACATTCATGGATGTAGAGCATGTGTGGATTAGTGGAATATTTGAAACTGAAGCAGTAGCTAATGTAGAAACACAAGAAGGCAGTGGTTATTATCGTATTCCTTATGAGTATGACAGTGAGAATGAATCTGCTGAAATTACTGGTGGAGCTGAAGAAGTAGAAATTCAGAAGGTAGTAGTGGCCAAGGGTCAACAGATTAAACGAGCTTTAGAAGTAGTTAATAAGTATCAAGAAGTAGCTGCAAAAGAAGGGCGAGTTATTTCTGAGGAAAATAAATCTAAGTTAGAGAAAGCTAAAGAAGAATTGGCTGAAGCTTTAGCTAGTATTGATGAACTGCTTCAAATTTCGACTAAAACAAAGGAGGGGGAAGAAATGGATAAAGAAGAGATTCAGCAAGTTGTTAAATCTACTTTAGAGGAAGTTGATATTGAAACTACAGTTAAAGAAGAAGTTAGTAAATTTTTAGAAGAACAATCTACAGATGATAATTCAACAGATGAAGCTGCTGAGGAAGGAACTACTAAAAAAGACGGAGATGTTGAAGAAAAAGAAGAGGATTCTAATCAGGAGTTAGAAGAATTAGAAGCAAAAGTTGAAGAGTTAGAAGAAAAGGTAAGTCCTAAATCTAAGAGCATAGATGGACAAGATGCTGTTTTTAAAAATAATGATGGTGAAGAGAAGTCTTTTAATGAATATCTAGGCCGGGATGCTATGGGCCGGAAAGTTAATAAATAA
- a CDS encoding WD40 repeat domain-containing protein, which produces MALGDILLEFKGHDNYVMSSAISSDGKKVVSGENNGDIKVWNIETGEVLLNFTEHNGSTGGSVSDIAVAPDNKVISCGYDDEIKVWNMSDGTVLTNFTKHEDNIKGLAITSDSNKVISGEYNGSIKVWDIETGEVILNFTKHNSIIRSITVTPDNNKVISADNDDIVKIWDIETGEVMFDFAEHSNYVSCLTVTSDGSKVISGSGDNSIKVWDIETGEVLLNFTKHLKTIKDVLVTPDDSKVISVSSDDTSKIWDLKTGDLILNFTEFNGSPISASITPNQTKAVFGTFTEGVKVIELINYQNNIFIKNPKTGFILTDGSSDLDVPLDFNKQKWNSNSDIVKLEFINKTNFDIKNVTIDAINEATGITAGLSKTKEPFDNKSELTFNSTYSSDQTDVFYLRFTSNNTASQGKDSFSLNITAEYA; this is translated from the coding sequence TTGGCTTTAGGTGATATTTTATTAGAATTTAAAGGACATGATAATTACGTAATGTCATCAGCAATATCTTCTGACGGCAAAAAAGTCGTTTCGGGAGAAAATAACGGAGATATCAAAGTATGGAACATAGAAACTGGAGAAGTATTACTAAATTTCACAGAACATAATGGCTCTACTGGTGGGTCTGTTAGTGATATAGCAGTAGCTCCAGATAATAAAGTTATTAGTTGTGGTTATGATGATGAAATTAAAGTTTGGAATATGTCAGACGGTACTGTTTTAACTAATTTTACGAAACATGAAGATAATATCAAAGGACTAGCAATAACTTCAGATAGCAATAAAGTTATTAGTGGCGAATATAATGGTTCGATTAAAGTATGGGATATAGAAACTGGAGAAGTGATACTAAATTTTACTAAGCATAATAGCATTATTAGATCTATTACAGTAACACCAGATAACAATAAAGTAATTTCAGCTGATAATGATGACATAGTTAAGATATGGGATATAGAAACTGGAGAAGTAATGTTTGATTTTGCGGAACATAGTAATTATGTCAGTTGTTTAACAGTAACTTCAGATGGTAGTAAGGTGATCTCTGGAAGTGGTGATAATTCGATTAAAGTATGGGATATAGAAACTGGAGAAGTATTACTAAATTTTACTAAGCATTTAAAAACTATCAAAGATGTATTAGTAACACCAGATGATAGTAAAGTTATTTCTGTTAGTAGTGATGATACGAGCAAAATTTGGGATCTTAAGACTGGTGATTTAATATTAAACTTTACAGAATTTAATGGATCACCTATTTCAGCTTCAATAACTCCAAATCAGACGAAAGCAGTTTTTGGTACTTTTACTGAAGGAGTTAAAGTAATAGAACTAATTAACTATCAAAATAATATATTTATAAAAAATCCTAAAACTGGCTTTATTTTAACAGATGGTAGTTCAGATTTAGATGTTCCACTTGATTTTAATAAACAAAAATGGAATTCTAATTCAGATATTGTAAAGTTAGAATTTATTAATAAAACTAATTTTGATATTAAAAATGTAACTATTGACGCTATTAATGAAGCTACAGGAATTACAGCAGGTTTATCTAAAACAAAAGAACCTTTTGATAATAAAAGTGAACTTACTTTTAATAGTACATATAGTTCAGACCAGACTGATGTTTTCTATTTAAGATTTACTTCAAATAATACAGCGTCACAAGGCAAAGATAGTTTTAGTCTGAATATCACTGCTGAATATGCATAA